TTGGTTGGTCAAAGTGGATTTCGTATATTAACCCATtgtctttccttttcgaGTCTCTAATGATTAATGAGTTCCACGGTAGGGATTTTCCATGTGCCCAGTTTATACCTAGTGGGCCCAATTATGCGAACGCCACAGGCAACGAAGTAATCTGTTCAGCTCTCGGCGCTATTCCAGGTAATGATTATGTGAGTGGCGATGATTTCATTCGGACAAATTACGGTTTTCAGCATAAGCATAAATGGCGGTCTCTTGGTATTGGATTGGCTTacattatcttctttttgattctgtATCTATTCATCTGTGAATATAATGAAGGGGCAAAGCAAAAAGGTGAAATGTTGGTATTCCCCCACAGTGTGatcaaaagaatgaagaaaaagggtTTTGTCTccttaaaagaaaaggaaaattcTTCTGCAACGTCGACACCTGATGCCGAGAAGGATTTAGAGATAAACAACGACTCAAGTGTCACTGATACAAGATTTTTGCGTGATTCAGACGCGGCTGTGATgggcaacaacaacattaTGGTAAATAAACAATTTCCTTCTCCCTCGTCTTCAGCGTCTCGAAGCGATAGCTCTAGCAAAAGTAATGATATTGAACTGTCCAAATCGCAAGCgatttttcattggaaAAACTTATGCTACGATATTTCGATcaagaaaggaaagagaagaattttgaataatgttGATGGCTGGGTAAAACCTGGTACATTGACTGCCCTAATTGGGGCATCTGGAGCAGGTAAGACAACGTTGTTAGACTGTCTTGCGGAAAGAACCACGATGGGCTTAATTACTGGTGATGTGTTTGTAGATGGAAGACCTCGAGATGAATCCTTCCCCAGATCAATCGGCTATTGTCAGCAGCAGGATTTACATTTGAAAACTGCTACTGTAAGAGAATCATTAAGATTTTCTGCATATCTACGCCAGGCCGATGACGTCTCCATTGAGGAGAAAGACAAATACGTTGAAGAAGTCATTGAAATACTGGATATGAAACTTTATGCTGATGCTATAGTAGGCGTGCCCGGTGAGGGCTTGAATGtagaacaaagaaagagattAACTATTGGAGTAGAGCTAGCCGCTAAACCTAAGCTGCTAGTTTTTCTAGATGAACCGACGTCAGGACTAGATTCTCAAACTGCGTGGTCAACCTGTcaattaatgaaaaaattggctGCTCATGGGCAAGCAATTTTATGTACAATCCATCAACCCTCTGCTCTCTTGATGCAAGAGTTCGATAGGCTGCTATTTTTACAAGATGGTGGACAAACTGTTTATTTTGGAGAACTGGGTGAAAACTGTAAGACCATGATTAACTACTTTGAAGCTCACGGTGCTCATAAATGCCCTCCGGATGATAATCCTGCAGAATGGATGTTGGAAATTGTCGGTGCGGCACCAGGAAGCCACGCCAGCCAGGATTATTTCTCCATCTGGAGAAATTCTGaagaatataaagaaatgCAGAAAGAATTGGAATGGATGGAACAGGAACTGCCTAAAAGAACAGAAGGCTCATCAAatcaagaacaaaaggaaTTCGCCACCTCAACTCTGTATCAAATCAAGTTGGTCAGCTCCCGATTATTCCATCAATATTGGAGAACTCCATTCTACCTGTGGTCAAAATTCTTTCTAGCAATTGTATCCGAATTATTTATAGGctttactttttttaaagtaGACACATCATTACAAGGCTTACAGAACCAAATGCTAGCCATTTTCATGTTTACGGTTGTCTTCAATCCAATACTACAGCAATACTTACCCCTTTTCGTACAGCAGAGGGATCTTTATGAAGCTAGAGAAAGACCGTCGAGAACATTTTCGTGGAAAGCATTTATTGTGTCACAGATTCTCGTAGAGGTCCCTTGGAATTTGCTAGCCGGAACGTTGGCTTTCTTCGTCTACTATTATCCGGTTGGATTCTACAGGAATGCCTCCTACGCAAACCAGCTTCATGAACGAGGTGCATTATTTTGGTTGTTCGCATGCGCATTTTACGTCTACATTAGTTCAATGGGCTTATTAGTGATTTCTTGTATTGAAATTGCAGAAAACGCTGCCAACCTTGCGTCACTGCTATTTATTATGTCATTATCATTCAGCGGTGTTTTGGCTACTTCAAATGTTTTACCAAGGTTTTGGATATTCATGTATAGAGTTTCACCTCTAACATACTTCATTGATGCTTTACTGTCTGTTGGGCTGGCCAATGCTAGAGTAGTTTGTTCCGCAGAGGAACTTTTAAGGATATATCCACCGAGTGGTATGACTTGCTCGGAGTATATGGAGCCCTACATCCAGTCTGCTGGAACGGGGTACCTTGTTGACGGGAGTTCAGAAACGGAATGTCAATTTTGTCAATTTAGTTCTACAAATGATTATCTGGACACCGTAAGTTCTTCTTATTCACGGAGATGGATGAATTACGGAATTTTTTGTGCGTATATAGTCTTTGACTATATTGCTgcaatatttttatattggCTAGCGAGAGTGCCTaaaaagagcaagaaactgaagaaatgaTTTTAAATATGCATATATTAATTATTTCTGTACAAAATTCATCATACTTTCTTTATTGCTGTGTAAAAATCAATATCATATTGTTGGATGTCCCAgagaaaattaaaaatgtcttaaatatcaagatatcttttgcttttgaaaTCACAAAAGTCCTGGCAAGTAAATGTTCATCAATTATTTTAGTTTTGTGACTTTATATACCACTACACATATTATTCTCAAAAGTGACTGTAATCCCGCCTAATTGTACTACGGTCTCCTGTTATATTGGATTTGCAAGGCATCAACTTGTTGCTGTAAAGATTGCAAGTTACCTAAAATATCACTTGAATTGGATCTGTTAACATCTGTATTGAAAGGAaactgctgctgctgtggTACTTGATGTCCTAGCATTCCGTAATTAGGCTTATTAGGCTGATTTTGCATAGTGGGATTGCTCAAATGGGGTTGCCCTGGATGTTGTTGCATATGGGATAGCTGCCCTCCATACATTGGTTGTTGTGCTTGGGACTGTTGCTGCCGTTGATTGATGGCAGGATAATTTCCATTGTATGTCTGATGAGATTGACTGATACTCATAGCGGGGTTGCTACTTGGCATGTTAGGTTGAAATGAACTTATGCTATTGTTGgcgttattattattagcAGTGACCGCATTTGGCGGTGTAGGATTTGGTGATGGTGAGGTCGAAAGCAAAGATTGGAAGTAGCTGTTGGCAGCATTTTGAGGCGACAAAAAACTTGGGGATTGTATATTTGGTGAGTTTGTATACGTATTATGAGTGGGTGCCAGATTAGTTTGCTTTAGCATGTTCGGATACGAATTCTGGGGTGAGACAATAGATGCgtgctgctgctgctgctgaatTCGTGGAGGGGGAGGAGGTGGAAGGTGTTGAGTTTGCTGTTGGCTATTAGTATAGGTATGCTGAGGAGATATCATTGTTGGCTGATTATTGGGATATGTATTCTGCGGAGAAATCATGGTCGGCTGACTTTGAGCGAAAGTGCTTTGTGGAGAAACCATATGTGACTGTTGGTGTTGAGAAATTGTATTTTGGGGAGAGAGTAGATGTGATTGGGGATGTTGGGGGAAAGTATTTTGAGGAGAAAGCGCGCTGGATAT
The DNA window shown above is from Saccharomyces kudriavzevii IFO 1802 strain IFO1802 genome assembly, chromosome: 15 and carries:
- the PDR10 gene encoding ATP-binding cassette multidrug transporter PDR10 (similar to Saccharomyces cerevisiae PDR10 (YOR328W)), which produces MSSELSNSNASLNEENADSSGYALRESHPYGGLDEAAQREIKELARTLTSQSSILSKGKNLALRGDPNTIAASSSSSNKSLFATDIKGVNPILLDVNDPDYDESLDPQSDNFSSVRWVRNMAQVCENDLDFYKPFSLGCAWKNLSATGDSADISYQGTFGNMPIKLLKMGWRCISRHIFHRQNSKNKENGSTFQILKPMDGCVDPGELLVVLGRPGAGCTTLLKSISVNTHGFKLSPDTRITYNGFSNKEIKNHYRGEVVYNAESDIHIPHLTVYQTLYTVARLKTPRNRIKGVDRDTFAKHVTEVAMATYGLTHTVDTKVGNDFIRGVSGGERKRVSIAEVSICGSKFQCWDNATRGLDSATALEFIKALKIQASITKSTATVAIYQCSRDAYDLFDKACVLYDGYQIYFGPSKGAKQYFQRMGYVCPERQTTADYLTSITSPSERIRDQNMLKHGIVIPQAAYDMNQYWLQSEEYKQLQTQVSHHLGTDNSQQRERIRNAHVAKQSKRARPSSPYTVSFFMQVKYLLFRDFWRIKNDPSIQLFTVLSHAAMALILGSMFYKVMLSPTTTTFYFRGAAIFFAILFNAFSSLLEIFSLYETRPITEKHKTYSLYRPSADAFASTFSEVPTKLATAVTFNIPYYFLVNLRRDAGAFFFYLLINVVTVFAMSHLFRCIGSVSKTLPEAMVPASVLLLAFAMYTGFAIPRVQMLGWSKWISYINPLSFLFESLMINEFHGRDFPCAQFIPSGPNYANATGNEVICSALGAIPGNDYVSGDDFIRTNYGFQHKHKWRSLGIGLAYIIFFLILYLFICEYNEGAKQKGEMLVFPHSVIKRMKKKGFVSLKEKENSSATSTPDAEKDLEINNDSSVTDTRFLRDSDAAVMGNNNIMVNKQFPSPSSSASRSDSSSKSNDIELSKSQAIFHWKNLCYDISIKKGKRRILNNVDGWVKPGTLTALIGASGAGKTTLLDCLAERTTMGLITGDVFVDGRPRDESFPRSIGYCQQQDLHLKTATVRESLRFSAYLRQADDVSIEEKDKYVEEVIEILDMKLYADAIVGVPGEGLNVEQRKRLTIGVELAAKPKLLVFLDEPTSGLDSQTAWSTCQLMKKLAAHGQAILCTIHQPSALLMQEFDRLLFLQDGGQTVYFGELGENCKTMINYFEAHGAHKCPPDDNPAEWMLEIVGAAPGSHASQDYFSIWRNSEEYKEMQKELEWMEQELPKRTEGSSNQEQKEFATSTLYQIKLVSSRLFHQYWRTPFYLWSKFFLAIVSELFIGFTFFKVDTSLQGLQNQMLAIFMFTVVFNPILQQYLPLFVQQRDLYEARERPSRTFSWKAFIVSQILVEVPWNLLAGTLAFFVYYYPVGFYRNASYANQLHERGALFWLFACAFYVYISSMGLLVISCIEIAENAANLASLLFIMSLSFSGVLATSNVLPRFWIFMYRVSPLTYFIDALLSVGLANARVVCSAEELLRIYPPSGMTCSEYMEPYIQSAGTGYLVDGSSETECQFCQFSSTNDYLDTVSSSYSRRWMNYGIFCAYIVFDYIAAIFLYWLARVPKKSKKLKK